From a region of the Mycobacterium intracellulare ATCC 13950 genome:
- a CDS encoding DinB family protein, with the protein MADLSAQLADQLDWHWRNQLRPRLGGLTDDEYFWQPVPHCWTVHPDGSIDFAFPAPSPAPFTTIAWRMAHVIVGVFAMRAHHHFGGPSADYQSWNYATTAATALRQLDETYAVWINGVRSLSAADLTRRCGAAEGPYADYPLSALVLHINREAIHHGAEIACLRDLYVHNRMD; encoded by the coding sequence ATGGCAGATCTGAGCGCCCAACTGGCCGACCAACTCGACTGGCACTGGCGCAACCAATTGCGCCCTCGCCTGGGCGGCCTGACCGACGACGAGTACTTCTGGCAGCCGGTGCCCCACTGCTGGACGGTGCACCCGGACGGGTCGATCGACTTCGCGTTCCCGGCGCCCAGCCCGGCACCGTTCACCACGATCGCGTGGCGCATGGCGCACGTGATTGTCGGGGTGTTCGCGATGCGTGCCCATCACCATTTCGGTGGACCGTCCGCCGATTACCAGAGTTGGAACTACGCCACCACCGCCGCCACCGCCCTGCGGCAACTGGACGAGACGTACGCGGTGTGGATCAACGGTGTACGGTCGCTGTCCGCCGCCGACCTGACCCGCCGCTGCGGCGCGGCCGAAGGGCCGTACGCCGACTACCCGCTGAGCGCGCTGGTCTTGCACATCAATCGGGAAGCGATCCACCATGGCGCCGAAATCGCTTGCCTGCGCGACCTTTACGTTCACAACAGGATGGATTGA
- a CDS encoding DinB family protein has translation MSDERSALREFLAFHQSAYFAVSYGLTDEQARSTPSASALSIGGLVKHATGMQHSWMTRVAAAPDAPPKDTRPFEQISKEFADQHVMGPDETLDGLLRAFEAQNATSLRLVETADLDAAVPVPRDIPWFPKDQRAWSVRWVILHVINELARHAGHADIVRETIDGATMYELIAGHEGWAIEGWVQPWRGGHRHQ, from the coding sequence GTGTCCGATGAACGCAGCGCCCTGCGCGAATTCCTGGCGTTCCACCAAAGCGCGTACTTCGCCGTCAGCTACGGCCTCACCGACGAACAGGCCCGCTCCACGCCGTCGGCCAGCGCGCTGTCGATCGGCGGGCTGGTCAAGCACGCCACGGGGATGCAGCACAGCTGGATGACCCGCGTCGCCGCCGCGCCCGACGCGCCGCCGAAGGACACCCGTCCGTTCGAGCAGATCAGCAAGGAGTTCGCCGACCAGCATGTGATGGGTCCCGACGAGACGCTGGACGGGCTGCTGCGGGCGTTCGAGGCGCAGAACGCGACGTCGCTGCGGCTGGTCGAGACCGCGGACCTCGACGCCGCGGTGCCCGTGCCGCGCGACATCCCCTGGTTCCCCAAGGACCAGCGGGCGTGGTCGGTGCGCTGGGTGATCCTGCACGTGATCAACGAGCTGGCGCGGCACGCCGGTCACGCCGACATCGTCCGGGAGACGATCGACGGCGCGACCATGTACGAGCTGATCGCCGGGCACGAAGGCTGGGCGATCGAGGGGTGGGTGCAGCCGTGGCGAGGCGGGCACCGGCACCAGTAG
- a CDS encoding ABC1 kinase family protein has translation MSSTKHREVAKLDRVPLPVEAARVAVTGWQVTRSAARIVTKLPGRGPWQQKVIRQLPQTFADLGPTYVKFGQIIASSPGAFGESLSREFRGLLDRVPPADPGEVHKLFIEELGADPSELFASWDEEPFASASIAQVHYATLHSGEQVVVKIQRPGIRRRVAADLQILKRFAQAVEVAKLGRRLSAQDVVADFSDNLAEELNFRLEAQSMEAWVSHLHASPLGRNIRVPQVYWDFTSDRVLTMERVSGIRIDDVAAIRKAGFDGVELVKALLFSLFEGGLRHGLFHGDLHAGNLYVDDQGRIVFFDFGIMGRIDPRTRWLLRELVYALLVKKDHAAAGKIVVLMGAVGTMKPEAQAAKDLEKFATPLTMQTLGDMSYADIGRQLSALADAYDVKLPRELVLIGKQFLYVERYMKLLAPKWQMMSDPQLTGYFANFMVEVSREHSSDVEV, from the coding sequence ATGAGTTCTACCAAGCATCGAGAGGTGGCCAAGCTCGACCGGGTGCCGTTGCCGGTCGAAGCGGCCCGGGTAGCGGTGACCGGTTGGCAGGTCACCCGCTCCGCCGCTCGCATCGTCACCAAGCTGCCCGGCAGGGGTCCGTGGCAGCAGAAAGTGATCAGGCAGCTCCCCCAGACCTTCGCCGACCTGGGACCGACGTACGTCAAGTTCGGGCAGATCATCGCGTCGAGCCCGGGGGCGTTCGGCGAATCGCTGTCCCGGGAGTTCCGCGGCCTGCTGGACCGGGTGCCGCCCGCCGACCCCGGCGAGGTGCACAAGCTATTCATCGAGGAGCTCGGCGCCGACCCGTCCGAGCTGTTCGCCAGCTGGGACGAGGAGCCGTTCGCGTCGGCGTCGATCGCCCAGGTGCACTACGCGACCCTGCACAGCGGCGAGCAGGTCGTCGTCAAGATCCAGCGGCCGGGCATTCGCCGCCGGGTCGCCGCCGACCTGCAGATCCTCAAGCGCTTCGCCCAGGCCGTCGAGGTGGCCAAGCTCGGCCGCCGGCTGTCCGCGCAGGACGTCGTGGCCGACTTCTCCGACAACCTGGCCGAGGAGCTCAATTTCCGGCTGGAGGCGCAGTCGATGGAGGCGTGGGTCTCGCACCTGCACGCCTCCCCGCTGGGCCGCAACATCCGGGTGCCGCAGGTGTACTGGGACTTCACCAGCGACCGGGTGCTGACCATGGAGCGGGTGTCCGGCATCCGCATCGACGACGTCGCCGCCATCCGCAAGGCCGGGTTCGACGGCGTCGAGCTGGTGAAGGCGCTGCTGTTCTCGCTGTTCGAAGGTGGGCTGCGGCACGGGCTGTTCCACGGCGACCTGCACGCGGGCAACCTTTACGTCGACGATCAGGGCCGGATCGTGTTCTTCGACTTCGGGATCATGGGCCGCATCGATCCCCGCACCCGGTGGCTGCTGCGCGAATTGGTGTACGCGCTGCTGGTCAAGAAGGACCATGCCGCGGCGGGCAAGATCGTGGTGCTGATGGGGGCCGTCGGCACCATGAAGCCCGAGGCCCAGGCCGCCAAGGATCTGGAAAAGTTCGCCACCCCGCTGACCATGCAGACGCTGGGCGACATGTCCTACGCCGACATCGGCCGGCAGCTGTCGGCGCTGGCCGACGCCTACGACGTCAAGCTGCCCCGCGAGCTGGTGCTGATCGGCAAGCAGTTCCTCTACGTCGAGCGGTACATGAAGCTGCTGGCGCCGAAGTGGCAGATGATGTCGGATCCGCAACTGACGGGGTATTTCGCGAACTTCATGGTCGAAGTCAGCCGCGAGCACTCCTCGGACGTCGAGGTATAG
- a CDS encoding alpha/beta fold hydrolase, whose translation MGDVDDPPVLLIMGLGAQLLLWRTAFCQKLIDQGLRVIRYDNRDVGLSSKTQYGSSGQPLATRLVRSWLGLPSRAVYKLEDMADDAAAVLDHLGIERAHIVGASMGGMIAQIFAARFRERTQSLAIIFSSNNAALLPPPAPRALLALLKGPPPNSPREVIVDNAVRVGKIIGSPRYRVPDEQARAEAAEGYDRNYYPQGVARHFAAVLGSGSLRRYNHGTVAPTVVIHGRADKLMRPFGGRAVARAIDGARLVLFDGMGHDLPQQLWDQVIGVLTNNFARAC comes from the coding sequence ATGGGCGACGTCGACGACCCGCCCGTCCTGCTGATCATGGGGCTGGGGGCCCAGCTGCTGCTGTGGCGAACCGCGTTCTGCCAAAAGCTGATCGACCAAGGGCTGCGCGTCATCCGGTACGACAATCGAGACGTCGGCCTGTCCAGCAAGACCCAGTACGGCAGCTCGGGACAGCCGCTGGCGACGCGGTTGGTCCGGTCCTGGCTCGGTCTGCCCAGCCGGGCGGTGTACAAGCTCGAGGACATGGCTGACGACGCGGCGGCCGTGCTCGATCATCTGGGCATCGAACGCGCCCACATCGTCGGGGCGTCGATGGGCGGCATGATCGCCCAGATCTTCGCCGCGCGATTCCGCGAGCGGACCCAATCCCTGGCGATCATCTTCTCCAGCAACAACGCGGCTCTGTTGCCGCCGCCGGCACCGCGCGCGCTGCTGGCCCTGTTGAAGGGGCCGCCGCCGAACTCGCCGCGCGAGGTGATCGTCGACAACGCCGTGCGGGTCGGCAAGATCATCGGCAGCCCGCGCTACCGGGTGCCCGACGAGCAGGCCCGCGCCGAGGCCGCCGAGGGGTACGACCGCAATTACTACCCGCAGGGCGTGGCGCGGCACTTCGCCGCGGTGCTGGGCAGCGGCAGCCTGCGGCGCTACAACCACGGCACCGTCGCTCCGACCGTGGTGATCCACGGCCGGGCGGACAAGCTGATGCGGCCCTTCGGTGGCCGCGCGGTGGCCCGGGCCATCGACGGCGCCCGATTGGTGTTATTCGACGGGATGGGTCATGATCTGCCACAGCAGTTGTGGGATCAGGTGATCGGCGTGCTGACTAACAATTTCGCCAGGGCGTGTTGA